A region from the Oligoflexia bacterium genome encodes:
- the rplL gene encoding 50S ribosomal protein L7/L12, with protein MTKEQFVENVKAMSVLELKELVDIFEEEFGVSAAPVAVAGAAAPAAGGEAAAAEKTEFNVTLKAAGDKKIQVIKVVRAITGLGLKEAKDLVDGAPKAIKENVAKEEAEKIKADLEQEGATVELS; from the coding sequence ATGACAAAAGAACAATTTGTTGAAAATGTAAAGGCAATGTCTGTTTTAGAACTTAAAGAGTTGGTAGACATTTTTGAAGAAGAATTTGGTGTTTCTGCTGCTCCTGTTGCAGTTGCCGGTGCGGCAGCTCCAGCAGCTGGCGGTGAAGCAGCTGCGGCTGAAAAAACTGAATTTAACGTAACTTTAAAAGCTGCAGGCGACAAAAAAATCCAAGTGATTAAAGTTGTTAGAGCGATCACAGGTCTTGGTTTAAAAGAAGCTAAAGATTTGGTTGATGGTGCGCCAAAAGCGATTAAAGAAAATGTTGCTAAAGAAGAAGCTGAAAAAATCAAGGCTGATCTTGAGCAAGAAGGCGCTACTGTAGAACTTTCTTAA
- the rplJ gene encoding 50S ribosomal protein L10, protein MPSQNRIRKEEQVALYKEKFSKSKAAVLSLCTGISVEDITEFRAKLRSENVEFKVLKNTIASRAVEGTSLEPLKEEFSGQTAVAFTESDPVVLAKIISDFAKAQETFSIKAGVLDGKLLDAKSVDALANIPSREVLLSRLAGSLQSPYAGMVYGLSGILRKFVYVLDAIRREKESKGE, encoded by the coding sequence ATGCCAAGTCAAAATAGAATAAGAAAAGAAGAACAAGTTGCTTTATATAAAGAAAAGTTTTCTAAATCGAAAGCAGCAGTTTTATCTTTGTGCACGGGAATTAGTGTCGAAGATATCACTGAGTTTAGGGCTAAACTTCGTTCTGAAAATGTAGAGTTTAAAGTTTTAAAAAATACAATTGCCTCACGAGCAGTAGAAGGAACAAGTCTGGAGCCTTTAAAAGAAGAGTTTTCAGGACAAACAGCGGTTGCTTTTACTGAGAGTGATCCAGTTGTGTTAGCAAAGATCATTTCTGATTTTGCAAAAGCGCAAGAAACATTTTCTATCAAAGCCGGTGTGTTGGATGGAAAATTGTTGGATGCGAAAAGTGTAGATGCATTAGCAAATATTCCAAGTAGGGAAGTTTTGTTGAGCAGGTTGGCTGGATCACTTCAGTCGCCCTATGCAGGTATGGTCTACGGTTTATCAGGTATTCTTCGGAAGTTTGTTTATGTCCTTGACGCTATCCGAAGAGAAAAAGAAAGTAAGGGCGAGTAG